The stretch of DNA GAATGACCGTCTGCCCACATGCAATAAAACGGATCTTTTGCTTTGACAGGCCTGCGGACGTATCCGTGATTGCGCGGACTATCTTTGGTATAAGTATATTTTCTCTTCCATGTAGCGCCACGGTTATTGCTCTCCCATGAAACGACCTCGCCACCTGTCCCCCACTTCTGCGGACCGGGATCTGTAGGAGCAATAACCATCCAGGTATTTCCTTCTACCCAGATACTTCCCGAATCATAATTATGGGTGGATGTAGTGATGGGGGAATGTTTCCATTTTTTACCTGTCCAATGGCATACATACCACTGACGGGCTCCGTTTACAGGGCCGGATTCCCATCCTTCGCTTGTTAAGTACAGGATAACAGGGTTATCCTGGGTATCAAAATTGATGTCTTTTACATACAGGTTCTTCCCTTCCGATTCGACTTCAAGTACCAGCGACGGGTTCAAACGGTCTTTTACCGGTAAATCGATCCGTTTTCCGTCTACTGTGGTCCAGGTTTTGCCAAAATCGGTAGTCTGAAGGTAATACATATTTGTCCGGTAATCCACTTTTCCATCCGGATGCCGGTTAAAGGCTATGGCTATTTTATTCCCCTGATGCCCGGTAGTACTGTAATGTCCCGAATGTTTTTCGCCCTCACCGATAATGGATGCTATTTGTCGATGATCACTCCAGTTTCTTCCGTCAGGACTTGTCTGGAAAAAAAGCTGGCGAACGCCGTCGTAACGGGTGAAAAACAGAAAATGTCCCTGACCCTCCACGTATATAGGTTGCGGATAAGCCATAACAGAAGAATTGATCAGCTCGAATTCCGAAATATCATAGGGTTTCAGGCTGCGGTAACGGTGTCCGGGACGTGAATTGGCCCTTCCTGCTACATATACCCATATATAACCCTGGGAATCTATCAATATAGTGGGGTCATCATGCGGATCATTCACTTTCTCCTTATCAAAAACAACCACAGGCCTGGATATCATTCCCGTTTTATGATCGAAGCAACCGACCATACAGAGGAGGCGTCTTTCTTCAATTGAAGGGGTACCGCCATATACAAAAAATGTTTTGTTCACTTCCGGAGCATATATGGCAAGCGGATCGTGTTTCACGGTATAAGTCCCCAATCCTCCTGAGTATTTATATCCGTATTCGGATTTTCCCAGAGAGAACCAGATCCCTCTATAGCCGTCTATCGTTTGATTATTGAGCAATGATTGGGCTGAAACAACGCCGGTCATAAAAACCAGCATCAGGCATATTTTACAACATTTCATTTTTTAAGGATTTAAATCACAGATCATTCAGAAAAGACAATTATTTTAATTTTATTACTTCACTTGCAGCCAGTAGAAAAGCGCCTGTCCCATACACTTCCCAGCTATCGGCATTAAAGTTTTTACGTGGATCTGCTCCCACAGGCTGTACCCAGCCTATCCTTCCTTCCTCATTCACACAGCCATTCAAAGCAATCCACGCTTTCCTGACAACAGGAAGATAAGTCGCTTTATCCAATAATTTATTATTAATCCCCCATGCCAATGCATAACAGAAAAATCCCGATCCGCTGAC from Bacteroidales bacterium encodes:
- a CDS encoding SUMF1/EgtB/PvdO family nonheme iron enzyme, yielding MKCCKICLMLVFMTGVVSAQSLLNNQTIDGYRGIWFSLGKSEYGYKYSGGLGTYTVKHDPLAIYAPEVNKTFFVYGGTPSIEERRLLCMVGCFDHKTGMISRPVVVFDKEKVNDPHDDPTILIDSQGYIWVYVAGRANSRPGHRYRSLKPYDISEFELINSSVMAYPQPIYVEGQGHFLFFTRYDGVRQLFFQTSPDGRNWSDHRQIASIIGEGEKHSGHYSTTGHQGNKIAIAFNRHPDGKVDYRTNMYYLQTTDFGKTWTTVDGKRIDLPVKDRLNPSLVLEVESEGKNLYVKDINFDTQDNPVILYLTSEGWESGPVNGARQWYVCHWTGKKWKHSPITTSTHNYDSGSIWVEGNTWMVIAPTDPGPQKWGTGGEVVSWESNNRGATWKRKYTYTKDSPRNHGYVRRPVKAKDPFYCMWADGHSDIFSISQLYFGDSQGNIYMMPYQMRNDWEKPVKIGTADKIICNTADEIASIAKEMQSMDMDKKRISIGKYEITQKQWYAVMGDNPSHFQGETLPVMNVSWKDVQVFVGKLNKMTGKSYRLPTNDEWIFAAKGGIATKEARSFSGSKDIARVTWYTKNSGGSPHPVGSLEPNELGIYDMSGNVWEWVSTPNTPDAKAYHICGGAWNSEAGNCTVTYFNRHSSVFSSYDIGFRLVLDEN